From the genome of bacterium:
ATCGCGCAGCCGTAGAAGATGATGTCGGGATCCGCCTCGAGGATGTACTCGGCGGACAGCTGCGGGTAGCCGTACCCGTCGGGATCGGCCGCATCCGCGATGTTCTCCAGCCCGAACAGGCCGTAGACGGTGCCGATGAAGGTACTGGAGGTGGCGGAGAAGAAGGTGTCCGAGATCTCGTGGTAGAAGGTGAGGCCGAGGCCGGGGTCGGCGTACCGGTCGACGAGACCGGCGATCTCGTCCTGTATGGAGGCCACGAGTTGCTCGGCCGCGCCGGAGTGTCCCGTGGCCGCCCCCGTCTGGCGCATCTGGCGGTAGGCGTCGTCCAGGCTTAGCGCAGCTTCGTGGATGAGTACCGGGATGCCCAGCGCCTCGAGGCCGGACGCTATCTCCTCGGGGTTCCCGGACATCACCACCAGGTCCGGTCCGTAGGCGGCGATCGCTTCGAGGTTGGGACGGAAACCGCTGAGTTCGGTGACCGGCGCCTCGGGCGGGTAGTTCGAGAACTCGTCCACCGCGATCACCTGGTCTCCGGCCCCGACCGCGAACAGCATCTCGGTCGCCGTGGGCGACAGCGAGACGATGGCTGCCGGCCGCTCCGGAATGACAACTCCTGCGACGGTGACCGGGAAGGCGGGCGCCTCGGTGGTCGATGTGGTCGGAGCCACGGTGGTCGTCGTGGTGGGTGCTTCCGTGGTGGTCGGGGCGGCTGTCGTTGTTGGTTCCGCAGCCGTCGTCGTGGGAGAAGCGGTCGTCGTTGTGGCAGCCGTGGTCGTCGTTGCCTGGGTCGTCGGACTCGTAGGAGCCGCCGTCGTCTCAGGCTGGGTGGTGGTGTCCTGGGTCTCACCGCCGCATGCGCCTGCGACCAGGAGCAGAGCGGCAAGGAGCAGTTGAAGTAGGTGTTTTCCTCGCAAAAAAACATCCTCCTTGAATCAGGGAGGATGAAGAGAGATCGTCGGGTTCCTGGGCGGGAACCTGCACGACCAACCCTTCCTCCGAGAGCTGATACGCGACCATGGGTCAGGCGTCCTGGCTCGTCCTCACCCGGAGGGGGAGGCTTGACAGTTGCGGGACAGCGCCGGACTCACACCGGACTTCGCTGGTCCCCATGGCACCCGGTTGTCTCTCCGGGCCGAGACGTACTATAGCGGTCGGCGGTCCGAGGTGATTCCCTGAAGAGGTTGTGCCCATGAACGACGCTATAGCCCTATCGGAGATCCTCGAGCGGATCGGCCCTGCCGATGCCAAGGCGATGCGAAGCGCCGAGGCGAGGCAGATGAACCTGACCAAGCCCCCCGGCAGCCTCGGCCGGCTGGAGCACGTCTCGGTACAGCTGGCCGGGATCTTCGCCGCGGAACGGCCGGCGATCCGGGGCAAGGCGGTGATAGTTGCGGCCGGCGACCACGGCGTGGTCGCCCAAGGAGTCACGGGTTACCCGCAGGCGGTGACCGTCCAGATGGTTCGGAACTTCCTGGCGGGCGGTGCGGCAATCAGCGTCATGGCGCGCTTGGGGGGCGTGCGCCAGGTAGTCGTGGATGCGGGGATCGCGGCGGCCCGGCTCCCCGACCAGCCCGGACTCCGGAACCTGCGGATCGGGCGTGGAACGGCCGACATGAGCCGGGGGCCGGCCATGTCCAGAGAGCAAGCGGTCCGCTGCCTCGAGGCCGGCGCGGCCCTGGCCAGGGAGGTTGCGGTGTCGGGCGCGGACCTGATAGCGGCCGGGGACATGGGCATCGGCAATACCACCGCTTCCAGCGCCATCACTGCCGCATTGACCGGTAGGCCCGCCTCCGAGACAACGGGGGTAGGCACCGGTCGCAGCCCCGAGGAGCTACGCCATAAGGCGTCCGTGGTCGCGCGGGCGTTGGAGGTCAACGCCCCGGACCCGGGCGACCCGGTCGGCGTGCTTGCCAAGGTGGGCGGGTTCGAGATCGGCGTGCTCGCCGGAGTGGTGCTGGGGGCGGCCTCCGAGCGGCGGGCGGTCGTGCTCGACGGGTTCATCTCGGGAGCGGCCGCTCTCATCGCCTACGGCCTGAGCCCGGCGGTCCGTGACTACCTGATCGCCTCCCACCGCTCCGCCGAGAAGGGCCACGGCGCCGTGCTGGCCCACATGCGACTCGATCCCCTCCTGGACCTGGGGATGCGACTTGGGGAGGGAACCGGCGCGGTCCTGGCCATGGGCATCATCGAAGCCGCCGCGGCCTGCCTAGGCGGGATGGCCACCTTCGGGGAGGCGGGCGTCTCGGACCGCACCGCCGATAATCCGGTGTTGGAAGAGGCAGGGGGATGAAGGGACTACGTGCCGCCATCGGCTTCCTGACCATCCTCCCCGCCGGGGCGCGGACTTCCACGGCCGGGCTGTCGAAGGCGCCGGCCTGGTTCCCGGTCGTGGGCCTCCTGCTGGGGGTGTCCGTCGCGGTGGTGGACGTGTTGTTCCGCCTGGCATATGTGATCCCCTGGTCCCCGACGGGTGTCCCCGAACTCGAGTCCATCCTGACCGGGCTCCGGGGTGCCCCGTTTTTCCTGGAGTTCGAGGCGGGCGGAGCGACGCCGGGTGTCCACGGGCTGGTGGGGTTCCAGGAGATTCCGGTCCTACTGGAGGGGGTGGTGCTCGTAGCCGTCCTGGCGCTACTGACGCGCTGTCTCCACCTGGACGGCTTGATGGACACCTGCGATGCCCTGGCGGGTGGGCACGACCGGGAGCGGCGGCTGGAGATTCTGAGGGATCCCCACGTTGGCGCCTTCGGGGTCGTCGCTGTCGTCCTCCTCCTGTTCGCCAAAGTCTCCGCGCTGGCCGCGCTACCCGGCGAGAGCCGGCTCTGGACGATCGTGCTGGTTCCCTGCCTGTCCCGTTGGGCCATCCTGGTCGTGATGGACCGGTTCCCCTACGTGCGGCAAGAGGGCCTCGGTGCGCCGTTCCTCCGCGGCGGCAGCCGGCGGAGCCTGGTGGTCGGTTCGGCCGTAGCCCTGTTGGCAACCGTGATCCTGACGGGTCCGGTTGGTTTACTGCTGGGGCTGGCGGCGGGCCTCGTCGCCTGGGCGGTCGGAGCGTGGGCGAAGCGACGCATCGGCGGCGTCACGGGTGACATCTACGGCGCAGCATGCGAAACGAGCGAAGCCGTGGTGCTCGCGCTGGCGGTGGTTCTCACCCAGCGAGATTCGGGGGCGCTCGTTTCACCGTTTCTCGCTCTCCTTGGCATGACTGTCTGAGGCCGGGCCGGATGTGGTGGGGCGATTGGCGTATTGAAGCGGTGACCCTGGTCGTCGCGATCCTGGTGGACCTGGTAGCCCGGGAGGCGCCGTCCGCCATCCACCCGGTGGTCTGGATGGGCAAGCTGATCGCGTGGCTCGAACGACTCTCGCCCGGTCCCGATCGCATGTGGCCCTCGCTGGTCGCCGGCGTCGGGATGGCCGTCCTCGTGCCCGCCGTTGCCGGCGGCGTTGCCTGGCTCGCCACCTCTGCCCTACGCCAGTTCGGACCGATCGCCTATGTGTTGGTGGGGTCCGTCCTGCTCAGCACCACGTTCGCGGTCAGGGAACTGGGGCGTGCGGCCAACAGGACCCGCTCGGCCATGGAGTCGGGGGATGGGGAGGGTGCCCGGCGGAGCCTGCGCAGCCTGGTCAGCCGCGATACGCGGGCGCTGGCGCCCCCTCTGGTGGCGATGGCGGCCATCGAGTCCGTGGCGGAGAACACCACGGACAGCTTCGTCGGGCCGTGGCTGGCCTTCGCCCTGTTCGGCCTTCCGGGCGCCTTCGCCTACCGGGCGATCAACACCCTGGACAGCATGATCGGCTACCGGGGCAGGTACGAGTACCTTGGCAAGGCCGCTGCCAGGCTCGACGATCTGGTCAACCTGATCCCGGCCCGGCTGAGCGCTCTGTTGATGCTGGTGGCGGGCAGATTGCTCTGCGGGCTTCCGGCCGCCCGTGGCCGGCAGGTCGCCGTCCGGGACCGTAGGTCGACGGCGAGCCCGAACGCGGGCTGGACGATCGGCGCGGCGGCCGGGCTGCTGGGGGTGGTGCTCGAGAAACCCGGTCACTACCGGATCGGGGATGGGCTGAGGGGTCCCGGTCACTCCGACATCGGCGCCGCTGTACGGCTCGGGTACGCGGTGTCGGCGGCGGCGTTGCCGGTGATGGTTGGCGTGCTCGCCCTCCGCGGATGGGTGTGGGGATAGCGGGTGCCGGACTCCCGCCCGGTCCATGGCGGTCTGGACATCGCCGAACTGGAGGCTCTCGGTCTGCGCCCCGACGAGGTGGTGGACTTCAGCGCCAGCATCAACCCCCTTGGCATCTCCCGGCGGGTGACCGAGGCTATCCGGAGGGTCGACCTGTCCGCCTACCCGGATCCCGAGTGCACCGAACTGCGTGACGCTCTGAGCGCGCATCTCGGAGTTCCACCGGACCGCATCCTGGTGGGAAACGGATCGACGGAACTGATCCACCTCGTCACGAGCGCCCGGCTCCGCCGGGGTGGCCCCGCCGCCGTCTTCGCCCCGACCTTCGGCGAGTACGAGGCGGCCTGCCGCCTCCACCTGGTCGAGCCCCTTCCCATCCGGGCCGCCCCCGGAAGGGAGTTCCGCTGGGACATAGCGGAAGTCACGCATCTCCTTGCTGAGCTGCAGCCCAAGCTGGTCTTCATCTGCAACCCCAACAACCCGACCGGAACGTATCTGGAACGGAACGAGGTCGAGGCCTGTGCCCGGGCGGTGGGTGACAGTGGGCTGCTGGTGCTGGACGAGGCCTACGCGTCCTTCGTGGACGAGCGCTGGGATACGGCGCCCCTGCTGGAGACCGGCAACGTGGCGTTGGTTCGCTCCATGACCAAGCAGCACGGGCTCCCCGGCCTGCGGCTGGGGTACATGGTGGCGCCGGCCCGGATGGTGCGGGAAGTGAGGCGTTTCCAGTACACGTGGAGCGTGAACGCGGTCGCCCAGGCGGCGGGCGTTGCCGCCCTGGACGACCCGGACCACGTGGAGAAGGGCCGATCGGTCGTAAGGGCCGCCCGCGAGTACCTGGTGCGAGAGGTTCGTGGCCTCGGCCTGGCGTGTACGCCCCCGAGTGCCAACTTCCTGCTGGTCGAGGTCGGAAACGCCACGGCCCTCCGCCTTGAGCTACTGAGACGCCACCGCGTCTGCGTCCGCGACTGCACGTCGTTCGGTATGCCCGGCCACATCCGGATAGGCGTGAGAGGGATACAGGACAGCCACCGCCTGATCGATGCCTTGACCGACGTCCTCGGTCGATCGTTGACCTCTGTCCACTGACCGCCGACAGATAACCTGTCCGTCCATGCGCGCCATCATGATCCAGGGGACCGCCTCGAGCGCCGGCAAGTCCCTGATCGTGGCAGGGCTCTGCCGTCTTGCCGTCCGGCGGGGCATGACCGTGTCCCCCTTCAAGCCCCAGAACATGTCCAACAACGCTGCGGCGTGTCCGGGCGGTGGCGAGATCGGCCGCGCCCAGGCCCTACAGGCCCGCGCCGCGGGGGTCCCGGCGCGCCCGGATCTGAACCCGGTCCTGATCAAGCCGCAGTCCGACCGTACGGCCCAGTTGATCGTCCGCGGGGAGCCATACGGTCTCCTCGAACCGGGTGACTACATCGGTGACCGCGGCGGGTTGCTCGACGTGGTCATCGACAGCTTCAACGGGCTGGTCGCCACCCACGACCTCGTGATCGTGGAGGGTGCAGGGAGCCCGGCCGAGACCAACCTCCGCAACCATGACATCGCCAACATGGGCTTCGCCCGCCGGGCCGGCGTGCCGGTCTGCATCGTCGGCGACATCGACCGGGGCGGGGTGATCGCCTCGCTCGTGGGCACCCACGCGGTGCTTGACCCGGCCGATGCGGCGATGGTGGCCGGGTTCGTGGTCAACAAGTTCCGGGGAGCCCGTCGCATTTTCGCACCCGGCGTGGAACTGATCGAGAGGCGCACCGGCTGGAAGTGCTTCGGCGTGGTCCCCTGGATAGCCGCGGCGGCCCGCCTGCCCTCGGAGGACGCGGTGGCCCTGCCCGAATCGGTTGCCTCGGCGACCCGGTCCTCGGGCGATCCGGACCCCCTCCGGGTGGCGGTTCCCCTGCTCGGCCGCATCGCCAACCACGACGACCTCGATCCCCTCCTCTCGGAGCCCGGCGTGGAGTGCCTGCTCATCCGGCCGGGCCGACCGATCCCGAGGGATGTCGACCTCATCCTGCTACCGGGCACCAAGTCGACGATCGGCGATCTGGACTTCTGCAGGGAGCAGGGGTGGGACCACGACATCATCGCCCATGCCCGCGGGGGCGGACGGGTATTCGGCATCTGCGGCGGGATGCAGATGCTGGGGCGGGCGGTCCACGACCCGAACGGTGTGGACGGACCCGCCCGCAGCGTGGCGGGTTTCGGACTGCTCGAAATCGAGACCACCATGGCGGACACCAAGATCGTCCGGGAGGCTGCGGGCCGGTGCGCTCTGTCCGGTGCGTCCGTCCACGGCTACGAGATCCACAACGGGCGGGTCACCGGTCCCGATCTGGACCGGCCGATGCTGCACATTACCCACGGCCCCGACGGCGCGCAGAGCCCGAACGGACGGGTCGGAGGGGTCCATCTCCACGGGCTGTTCAACAGCGACGGATACCGGCGGGCCTGGCTGGCTCGCCTCGGCGCATCCGCCGACCCCGACCTCGAGTTTGCGACGGTGGTGGAGGAAGCCCTCGACGAGGTGGCTTCGGCCCTGGAGGACGCAATCGACGTTGACGCGCTGTTCGGCGCGTCCCTGGTCCCGCGTTAGGCGGCGCCGGTCATTCTGGTCGTTCTGGGGAGAGGGCCGGCGACCTAGCCCGTAGAAAAGTCTGCTGTCTGGACGCGGTGTAGGAAGGTGGCCAATTGCCCGCGGGTGGTGTCGCGGCCGGGACAGAACATCCTGCCGTCGGCGTCGCATCCCTGCGTGATGCCGGACGCCGCGAGCTTGGCCACGTCAGCCGCGTACCAGGCGTCGTCCGCCACATCGGTGAAGCCGGGGGCGGGCCCGTCGGGCAGGCGGTAGGCGCGGGACAGGAACGCTGCTGCCTGCGCCCGGGACACGGTGCGGTCCGGGCAGAACCCGCTCCCGTCGCCGCATCCGGCGGTCACGCCCAGCTCCGCCAGCCGCTCGATGAACCGAGCGTGGAAAACGGGCGGGTCCACGTCGTCGAACCGCGACTGTGTGACCGGCTCGGGATCCTCTCCGTCGAGAACGCGGACCATCCACACCGCCAAGGTCTTGCGGGCTACCGGCGCCGAGGGGCACAACCCCTCCTCGCACAGCGTGCCGCTCAGGACCGCCCCCGCGTGAAGGTTGGCGACCGGTGTCGCGTAATAGGCATCGACCGGCACGTCGCAGAACCTCGCGTCCTGCGGATCGCCCGCTCCGCCGAAACCGCCCCGCAGACACTCCTGGGGCACGGGGCGCACCACGACCTCGCCGGCGCCACCGACAGGCCTCGATACCCGATCGGAGTCCTGGACCACCCCGCGGAGGGCATACTTTCCCGCGGTGTACGGCGCCCGCACCGTGTACCAGAAGGTGACCGACTCGGCCAGGTCGAGGTTCAGCAACAGGAACCTGATCGTTCGGTTCGCGACCGTGACCGCCGGCTCCGGCAGGTTCGAATCCACCAGGGTCCAGCCCTCGGGCAATACCTCGCTGACCCTTCCGTAGCGCCCGAACCCCCGCACCTCGACAGTCACTACCACCTCGCCGCCGGGATCCACCGACGCCACATCCAGGATCCGCACCGCGGTGTGTGCGTCCGCAGCCGCCGGCGCCGGTACCAGAGCCAGGGCGACGACCGCCAGGGCCAGCGCTGCCGGCCCTCTCCTAGCGATGGGCCTTCGCCATGTCCCCCCGGTCACGCGACGCCCGCTGACTCCTCGCCGGCCGGGTGCTCAACCCTCACAGACCATCACCCGGGGGGAGCGAGATCCGGGTTCGCCTCCCTCCAATGGGCCGGACGGCAGGCCCATTCTTGTGGCCATCCGCCCTGGGGACCCAGCGTCGGGTCGTTCAGATAATGCGGGTTGTTTCGCCACGCCGTCTTCCCGGAGCCATCCCTGTGGCGGCCTTCATGACGGGAGACGCAATAGTCACCGCTGGGCCAGTGGTACTCATCCGTCCAGTCACGATAAGTGGGTATCTGGACCAGGGCCCACGTGTTCGTCGCTGTATCGCAGAAGTACATCAGACGCGAGAAGATCATTTCAGGCGTGAGGGGCGGCTGGCGCCTCCCACCGCACGTCTCGAGTATGCCCCTCTGGTCGTACCGGCCCGGGCGAGTGTCATCGCCAAATGGTGACGGTGGCCCACCCCTCGGCTTATCGAGTTCCTCTTCGATTCTCCTGATCAGTTCGGCCGAACTTATCCTTCTGTTGAAGTAGCCGGCTAATGCGTCGTAGACAGCTTCCTCGTCATAGGCAGGCTCCTCCCCCTGGGCATGCGCGACGGTGGCCGGGGCGAGAGGCAGGAGCAGGACGAGCACAACATGGAACCCGATAATGCGTCTCATGACCAGACCTCCTGTCGCGCCGACGATGGACTGTAGCGTGAAGATCGAGTGCACATCGTGGCCCACAGGCTGTATTTCTCTATACAGACCCGTGTGCAGGACCTCGCAAGCTCGTATTCGCTCCGGGGGTGCGCCATGGGCAGGTCGCGACGTGCCCATTGGCGGCAAGGGGTTGGCTCAGAGGCAGTCCGGATGACGCACCGTGCATAGATGGTTCCTCGTGCGCCACGGTGAGACGGAGTGGAACCGGGTGGGGCGGGCACAGGGCCAAGCGGATCCACCCCTGAACCAGGCGGGCCGGGAACAGGCGGAGGCGGTGGCGGTCCGGTTGGCCCCGGTCACCTTCGAGGCGGCCTACTCGAGCGACCTGCGCCGGGCGGCGGATACGGCCCTGCCCGCCATGCGCGGCCGGGACACCCCGATCGTCTACCGGCAGGACCTGAGGGAGAAGAGCTTCGGCGAGTGGGAGGGGATGACTTACGAGGAGCTGCGACTCCGGTACCCCGCCATGCTGGAGGAGTTGTTCGACGAGCGGCCGGCGTTCGCTCCCCCGGGAGGGGAGAGCGACCTGGAGCTGTTCGCCCGGGCATCCGCCGCCGTGGCCCGGATCGCGGCACGGCACGCCGGAACCGATGGGAACATCCTGGTGGTTTCCCATGGAGGCACCCTGCGCGCCATGATTGTCTCGATGCTCGGGCTGCCGGTCGAATCGATGTGGAGACTCCGGCTGTCGAACGCCGGGCTGTCCGCAGTCACCGTGTTCGACGAGGGCGGAGCGACCATCGACCTGCTCAACGACACCAGCCATCTCGGGCCGGGCTTCGATGTCTGACAATTCGAACAGTACGGCCACCCGCCCGCATGAGCTCGTACTCGTCCTCGGCGGGGCTCGCTCCGGAAAGAGCACCATGGCGGAACGCATGGCGCGGGACGGGGAGCGGGTGCTTTTCATCGCCACCGCCGAAGCCCTCGACGAGGCGATGCAGCGGCGCATCGCCGCCCACCGTCGCCACCGGCCGGAGCGCTGGGACACCCTCGAGGAGCCCATCCACGTCACCAGGGCCGTCCAGCCGCTCGTCGATCGCTACGACACCTTCGTCCTCGACTGCCTGACCCTGTGGGTGAGCAACCTCCTCCTCCAGGACGAGCACGCCTCCGATACCGAGGGCGCGGTCCTCGAGGCGATGGGGCGCCTGCTCGACCTGATAGACGCGGCGGGCGGCAGGTGGATCCTGGTCAGCAACGAGGTCGGCCAGGGCATAGTGCCCGCATCACCGCTCGGAAGGAACTACCGGGATGTGCTGGGCCGCGTGAACCAGTTGGTCGCGTCAAGGGCGGACAAGGCCTACCTGTTGGTGGCCGGCCTGGGCTTGGAGCTCAAGTCCCTCGCGGATCAGTCACGGGGCGCAGGCTAGCGGCCCTCTTGGTCCTGGCCGTCCACCGCGCCCGAGGGGTTCCATACTCCCTTGAACCCGGCCCCGCTCAGCCGATTCGTAGAGATATCACCACAATCGGGTTCTACGAGTGGGTTTCTATTCACTCAGCGAAGTAACCTGGAGCGAACACGCCCGTTGCTCGTAGTGGGCGAGCACAAGGAGAGGCAACCGTGACCCGGCGACGTGGTGGGGGGCTGCGAACAGCGTCTGCGTTGCTCGCTCTTTGCCTCATTGCTGTCGCGTGCTCCGGAGGAGGATCCGACGACGAGACCGGTGCGGGCGCGGCCAGGACGCCAGGCACCGGTACGCCGCTACTAGACATCGGCAGCGACACCACTTGGAGGGACCTTGTCGAGGCCGTTGCGGGGGAGGACGAGGCCGGGTGCGCCGACAGCGCCTACGAGGACGACGGCCTTGACAGCTTTCTGGACACGCCGGTTCTCGGGCCAGGGGGCTTCGAAGGCTGGCCGCTTGTCGGCACCGAGTTGCTGGGCATCGGCATCGGCGGAGACCGCTGGCCGCACGAGTCCTGGCGATGCCTGTCGGATCGCAACGCGACTGCGGTGTATCTCAGCGCGTTGATCCAGGAGGAGGAGCTCGACGTCGCGGCTATGACCGGCTGGGATCGGGAATGCATCTCGCAGCTCCCGCACGACGCTCTCCTTTCCGGGACTGCAGCGAGAGTGCTCAAGAGCGAGCACGAGTTCGTGGCGCCCGACGTTTCGGAGTTCTTCGAGGAGTTCGACGAAGTGGTGGTGAGTCGCTTGTTCTGGTGCGTTTCCGACTTGGCCGGCACGGTGCTGGAGTACCTGGTCGATAGCTCCTACGGCGGGGAGCTCAACGACGCGGATCTCCGATGCATGACGCACGCCGCGCTCGATGCCGCACGCGAACCCGATGTCGACCGCGACGAGCTGTATGTCGCGCTCACGTCCGACGACTTCATCCGCGACGGCACAGAATTCGGCGCCTTGGTCGCCATCCTTTGGGCGGGCGCCGACGCCTGCCTGGGCGAAGACGACGGAGTTGACCTCGCCGATGAGGTCGACGAGGCCGGTCCGGCCGGAGAGGCCGACCACGAGGATGGAGCTGATCCTGCCGAGGAGGTCGGCGAACTGGCGGGTGTCACGGCCGTTGCCGTGTGGGAAGGAACCGTCGACTCCACCTGGGCCGACCTGTTCGACCGATTCTCGGACGCGGAATGGTCGTGTTTCCTCGAGGCGTTCGACTACGACGATGAACTCATCACCTGGCTCCTCGAGTTGCCGATCGCGTTGATCTTTGAATTGTCGGAGTGGATGGAGGGTGTCTTCGGGTGCCTCGGGCGCGAGTCGGCAGCGTACGCATCCGTCGCCATGCTCGCTGATGACCTGACCTTGACGCGGGGTTTGTCGCTTGATCCAGCCGCCGGCGAGTGCTTGCGCGCCGCGTTCGTCGAACTCGACATGGCAACCGTGTGGCGTTTGTATGCCAACCCGGAGGACTTGGAATCGGAACTGGCCGAGAGCTTCGACGCCGCGCTGTGGCGGTGCCTGCCGGACCAGGGGTCGGAAGGACTGTCGGGAGATACGGCCGACCCGCAGGCCCCCCGGCTCTGGGAGACGGTCGTCAACTCGACCGGATCACCCGTAGCGGTCGCGCCGACCGTCATCGACAACGTGGTGCTGGCGAGCGACTACTCCGGCGGCGTGTGGGCGCTCGACAGCGCCGGCGGCGAGCCTCTATGGGTGTTCGACCACGGCGGGCATATCAGCGTCCCACCAAGCGGCGCCGAGACAGTGGTGCTCATCAGCGGTGGGAGCACGCACTCCGCTCTCGACGCTCGGACGGGCTGGGTGCAGTGGCAGTGGCCGAGGAGCGGCTCGACGCGCGGCAGGCCGGCGTTCGCCGCCGGGGTCGTCTTCATCAACGAGACCGGTTCGTCGTTCAGTTCGACGGTCACCGCGATCGATCTGGCGACGGGCACGCCGGTATGGGCCTCCGAAGTGCGCACCAGCGAACTGCCGCTCCTGTTTCCCCTGGCCGTGGCCGGCGACCGGGTCCTCGTGTCCGACGACACGACGATGCACGCGCTCGACATCGAGACCGGAGCGGCCGTCTGGTCCGCCGGGGTGAGCCCCGGCGCGCAGGTGGCGTTCTCATCCGGCACGGTCGCCGTGATGGGAACCGTCGACCCCGCAGAGATCGATGACACATGGAGGTCTGAGCCGATCTCGTGCCTAAGCGGCAGTGCGACCGCGTATTGCGCAGTGGCGCGGGACGCAGCCTCGGGCACAATGCTGTGGGCCTTCGAATACGTAGAGGACGTGGTCGGTCATGCTGCTGTGCCCGGAACCGTAGATGGCGCATTCCTCGTAACCGGCGGCGGTCTCTTGCACGCCGGGGACGCACGTTCGGGCAGGGCGTTGTGGTCCGCACCCGTCAGCTTGCTGCTCGGCACGCCATTTGCCGCCGGCGAGTCGATCTTCGTCGTGGACTTGTTCGAGGGCCTGTTGGCGCTCGATGCGGTCACGGGCGCACAGAAATGGGCGCTGGCGGTCGAGGGCTCAGGCCCGATGGCGCTCGAGGACGGCGTGCTGTACCTGGGATCGTCGCAGCAGGAGGTCCACGCCATCGACGCCGAACTCGGGGAACTGCTGTGGACGTCCCGGGCCGTCTTCGCCGACGGTGATCAGCGCGCCTTCGCAATCCACGACGGCATGGTCTTCGTGGGATTCCAAGACAACGAAGCAGGCGGCGTCCGCGCCCTGGCAGCGCCCGCAACCGGGACCGATGAGCGAAGTCCCACGCCTTCGGACAGGCCCGAGGCGACTTCAGCTGTGGAAGCGAGAGGCAACTTCGAGACTCTCCTGGGCCTGATTCCTGCCACTCAGGAGGCATGTGAGTGGGCAATCCTCAACGATTATGCGCGGGCTCGAGACGCCCACGGCATAGCGTTGCCCGGCGGT
Proteins encoded in this window:
- a CDS encoding PQQ-binding-like beta-propeller repeat protein, whose product is MTRRRGGGLRTASALLALCLIAVACSGGGSDDETGAGAARTPGTGTPLLDIGSDTTWRDLVEAVAGEDEAGCADSAYEDDGLDSFLDTPVLGPGGFEGWPLVGTELLGIGIGGDRWPHESWRCLSDRNATAVYLSALIQEEELDVAAMTGWDRECISQLPHDALLSGTAARVLKSEHEFVAPDVSEFFEEFDEVVVSRLFWCVSDLAGTVLEYLVDSSYGGELNDADLRCMTHAALDAAREPDVDRDELYVALTSDDFIRDGTEFGALVAILWAGADACLGEDDGVDLADEVDEAGPAGEADHEDGADPAEEVGELAGVTAVAVWEGTVDSTWADLFDRFSDAEWSCFLEAFDYDDELITWLLELPIALIFELSEWMEGVFGCLGRESAAYASVAMLADDLTLTRGLSLDPAAGECLRAAFVELDMATVWRLYANPEDLESELAESFDAALWRCLPDQGSEGLSGDTADPQAPRLWETVVNSTGSPVAVAPTVIDNVVLASDYSGGVWALDSAGGEPLWVFDHGGHISVPPSGAETVVLISGGSTHSALDARTGWVQWQWPRSGSTRGRPAFAAGVVFINETGSSFSSTVTAIDLATGTPVWASEVRTSELPLLFPLAVAGDRVLVSDDTTMHALDIETGAAVWSAGVSPGAQVAFSSGTVAVMGTVDPAEIDDTWRSEPISCLSGSATAYCAVARDAASGTMLWAFEYVEDVVGHAAVPGTVDGAFLVTGGGLLHAGDARSGRALWSAPVSLLLGTPFAAGESIFVVDLFEGLLALDAVTGAQKWALAVEGSGPMALEDGVLYLGSSQQEVHAIDAELGELLWTSRAVFADGDQRAFAIHDGMVFVGFQDNEAGGVRALAAPATGTDERSPTPSDRPEATSAVEARGNFETLLGLIPATQEACEWAILNDYARARDAHGIALPGGQATIEDLEEYIRHFSTTAYFAWGPWLSGYSDLYLHALELQPYWGYDVRHVDQSIESDPISCRPGHFEVVVGRFSPGKVEGAATSCTECPDIDRERYKGIEFLTWGEDYVHNYAEVLRPPFFDVLGRLGRVAVLDSYIFRTLGTEEMRALIRAQSGESDTLADDSDMALVARTLDGLGAYSALLSGNAEVLDARDLYGCDFTCSYEEIEAARAHFNTAPLDEYDALGSGIGVDSSGLFISIVFVYGDQDTAERNVQAFRKRLDTWSARSGQRWTDIFPETNVWHEGRTLISKLRSELAPIWQEIVLTLDPLLLYR
- the cobU gene encoding bifunctional adenosylcobinamide kinase/adenosylcobinamide-phosphate guanylyltransferase, giving the protein MSDNSNSTATRPHELVLVLGGARSGKSTMAERMARDGERVLFIATAEALDEAMQRRIAAHRRHRPERWDTLEEPIHVTRAVQPLVDRYDTFVLDCLTLWVSNLLLQDEHASDTEGAVLEAMGRLLDLIDAAGGRWILVSNEVGQGIVPASPLGRNYRDVLGRVNQLVASRADKAYLLVAGLGLELKSLADQSRGAG
- a CDS encoding histidine phosphatase family protein — encoded protein: MHRWFLVRHGETEWNRVGRAQGQADPPLNQAGREQAEAVAVRLAPVTFEAAYSSDLRRAADTALPAMRGRDTPIVYRQDLREKSFGEWEGMTYEELRLRYPAMLEELFDERPAFAPPGGESDLELFARASAAVARIAARHAGTDGNILVVSHGGTLRAMIVSMLGLPVESMWRLRLSNAGLSAVTVFDEGGATIDLLNDTSHLGPGFDV